A stretch of DNA from Babesia bovis T2Bo chromosome 2, whole genome shotgun sequence:
CCCTTTCAAGTGCAGCGCGACTCTGTGGCATTGGTAACTCGGGTTCTTCGCCCATCAATCGCGGTATTATTTCACTGATTTTCTTATATAGCATGGTTTTCTCGGGTGTTACCACGCCTTGCGATTCAGTTTGCAGATCCATGCGCTGCGCAATACGTGCGAAGTTGCATAGCTGTAGGTATAGGAAGTCGTTAGTTCTCAGACTGAAGACTACATCCGCTGGGTTCTCCCACTGCGCTATGCATACTTTAGCGCATATGTAATCCACCATCGGCAACTTGTCGTCATACACAATATCTAATGCGTACATTGGGTTGGCGAACCCTGTTCGCGACAATGCTTCCCTTACCCATTCATAACACTGCGCCCTCATCAAGCTAGGGCTGCCTGTGAATTCCAATCCTAGCAATGAATTGTAAAATCTCTTCGTATCGTATCCGAACGGGTACTGCTGTGGCACGCGCCTTAATGATGGTAACAATCCCTCGTGAACATCTACGCTGACCACGGCATCCCTTCCTTTGTACATGCAGAGTGCGTTGTATTGGTAGAGAGCATCTAGCCAACGAGCTATATTCAGACGGTTACTTATGCGATTTGTTAATTGGATCTCACGATCCCGTTCCAGAAGCAGAATATCATAACGAGGGGGAGGTCTCTTTTCCATTTCGGGAACGGGACCATTAAGCATCAGCACTTCCTTATTAGTGTCCAGAACGGGGAAATGACAAAATTGGCGTGAGAATGTATCATCGGTGTTGTCCAAGTGTTCCTGAGTTAGCTGTATAAGGTACCTTTGGTGTCGTGGCATTACCAGTAGACTGGATTCTAGTGATACCATTTGGGTGATGCAGGGGAAGACCGATGAATTCATATTTAAAACTCGTTTGACTGGATCCCTCCCTTTGATAGGCATCACATCCACAACGTACATTACTGCTTCCAGCGTTCCTCTTACTACTGAAGCGTAAAGCCATCTACTACCTGTATCTTTACCGAAGCATGCGGATACGACTTCTTCCCTGCGTCCTACTCCGACCACAGGTGGAAATTGCATATGGAATTCAATCGAACCCGTCAATTCGCCATTTGTTTCACGTGATACCCTCAGTCGAAAGACGTACACTGATGTGCCTCCAATCAGGCATAACATGGTTCCATTGCGGTTTACATCCATAGCGTTGCAATATTCCTCATGAATAGGCAAAAATGTATGCGCAATAAGATTGCAATCGTCATCAAATATACCGATTCTTCCATTTGGTGTATACACTGCGATTAAAGTAATTTGTTCAAGGTGATCCAAGGATTCTACTGGCGTGTCCAGCAGACTGTCTCCATGATTACAATCCACTGGCTTCTCAGCTTGAAACAGGAATCTTGTTTCATCGTGCATATATGGTTCCAGAGACCAATAGTTCTGCAACTGTTCgactacattatattccGTGGTGCCAGTAATTCTACTTTGTATCGGCATTATGATGTAATCCTGCTGTACACCCCAAGGGTCAACAGGTGCACATAAGTGGCACgcattatgtatataagtCTCTCCACTTGGCCAATGCGAGTGTACAACTGCGCGTACGGGCGGTTGGCCTGACAACGACATAATACAGTCGAGGACAACTGTATATGGCATAATTTCATCTTCACACAGTTCCACATCCTTTGTCACCATTGCTTTACAATACTGGCATGTAACCTCATCACTAACAAAAATGGAAGGCATATTGTTTTTCGACCTTTGCAGGTCGGCAAGGGCGATATGACAACTAAGAACGTGAAACCGATCCATGCGGATATCGTTACGAAGTATGGGTCTGAAATGACAGATGAGCTCCACATAATCCGTGTTGAAAGAAAATACCTTAGCACCGTCTTCTATTGATGACATGACAAGAAGTGTATCTGAGCAGGCGAAGTTTATCCTATTAGGCTTGAATATGCACTTATGAGCGATAGATTTTCTGACTAACGGGGGTAGTATATCAGGTTTGAACTTTccaatggatatatccacatcctgtatatatttccGAATATACGCTCCATTTAGTCTGTAGCCATAAATAAACTCCTCCACTGGGTTGAAGTACATCGTATCGTAAATAATTGCTGCACATGGTATCAGCGGATAAGGCTCCGGCAAAGGATCTGCCTTATTATGTTTGATGATGTTGGTTAAGCTTGGTGTAGACATCGCCACTGCCGAAACGATTGGACCCAGGTTGTCACATTGTAACGAgtgatttatatattggtcGACATTATATTCCAATTCGTTGTAAAGTTCCGTTATACGTCTTTGTCGTTGCACTGCCTTGTGATAATTAGAGGATCGAATACACTTTCCATCTCTGAAAAGGACGTTAACTGAGCGTTCTAATACAATGTGATCACGAGGATACGTTGCCATTACAGCCAGACGTCCATCATCACTGACTGCATAAGCTGCGATACATCTTCCACGTGGATCCTGCACTTGACGATGTAGTCGCGTGCATGGAATCCGCGCGGCCAAGCTGCTGACGTAGAAGTCCATTGCTTAGTaattataaaataacaataacATCCCTAGTAGAGCATCGAGTGTTTTAGATATGATATACTCATTCGAAAGCATTGCGGGATCCTATAGCTGCTTAATAACCTTGCCCTTTAACCTTCACGGTGCTACCATCGAGATCAAGGTCTGAGGCACGTACAGGTGTAACAACAGTTAAGCCTGTGCTACCATAGTAGATTGCCCCGGCCTTGAGATGGTGAACTGCGGTCGCAGGAGATCGGTAGGCAATAAATTTCGAGGCTGCCGGCCCCCATTAGTGCTTTAGGAGCGGTGTGTATACCTGGCTTTCTGTTATACAAATCTTTAGACTGGCGCAAAATAACGCCTACCTATTAGAATGTAAAGTCTAAGTTCATTCATATTCCTACATGATTATAGGTAGACACGATGGATGTTTTCATACCATCTGTATCAGACTCTCCAGCCAACATAATACGCCAAACATGTGTTTCTTCGATTAAGCAGCATCCTGATGGTCCTATAGCACAACTATCATATTTGTCAGCTCGAGTATACAGAGCTGTGAATGCTGCTATGCAGGTTTTACAGCCTATTTATGAACCTGACCTCACGGATTCTCATGGCGAGTCTGTCCATCGCATACCCATATCGGCTATCAAGTCTGAAATGGAAGAGTTCATTCGCAAGAATCAAGTATTAGAGACTAACCAATCGTTCAATGATAACGGTGAGATCTTCAGTCCCAAAAAGGACGTTTGTAATGTTTCTGGGAAGGGATATTCATTTGACTTCGTCGATGCGGACGATGAACGGAGTACGGCTGCAGTATCCGCTGATGGGTAAGTCTTTGCATTTTTGGTAACATACTAACTCAGCATTGAGGGTACCAATGACGTTCCTATGATGGATATGGATCAATTCATGGAGCTGCTAGTATCATGCGCTAATGAGGTGGAGATGCCTTTGTAGATCTTATTCCTTGTCGCAGCGTAGTTTTTGTGGAAAATTCCACTTCAACTGACCATTGTACGCCACCATGTAGACATGTAATTTACTTTATACTGTAATATGATTGACCCTCGTGAATTCATGATGTGGTCTCCCGGCCAACATGCGGTTGAGCttgatgtgtattattCTGATGATCGAAAGCTTGGTAAATCACTTCATATAAGTGATTTATGCGATGACGATACGCTTTCGACAACGAATAGCTCTAGTATAGCTGATAATGTTCTTATGAATAGCGTATCTACTATCGCTGGCTCAAGCACTCCTAGACCTAGTAATGCATCAAAACTATCTCATACACTAGAAAATAATACACCTGGAACACTatcaaatggcaacaacCATCTAAATTCGACTCCTATCAGGATCTCTCCAAACATGATAACTGAATCGCCATACTTGAACAATTTCGATAAAGATGGTGGATCACCAAACAGTCTGGCATACATAGATCCTGTTATTGGACGTGATCAGCTAATTGCTGCTATACAATCATATGTGGAATCAGAGGTAGGTGCACAACTATAACATGAATATGTTACAGCATTTCAAGCATAATGGAAATGTCCTTTTAGACATCGAGCGTACATTTTTCAGCAAGCAGGTAGATATGTTGAACCGTAAAAACGGTTCCCCCTCGTTATGCAAATAGTGATGTACGTGCTACATTAGCATTAGACATGGAAGttaatattacattgtGTTACAAGTAAGAAATAGGTAATAATTGTACATCCACCGCCGATTTCGCATTGCGGTGTATATAGTGTGCTGATAACCGCTATTTTGCAATGATTGTACATACGATATTCCAGTACATTAAGCAATCAGTGGTGCATCTGAGAGGTCAATTCCCTGACAAACGGTACACTCCAAAGGTTGGTGTTCAGGCTTCATTGAGCATCCACACTTGGTAGCAACGTAGCGAGCAGTCTGATCAACGGTGCTCATGTCGAATGGAGTGTAAGTGTTCATTTCGAATGTGTTCTGATTCTGCATTGGTTCCTCATATACGGAGACCGAGGCTGAGCTGGGAGCACCTACTACAAACGGTTAACAATTCCTATTTAAACTTACCACTTGGCATCTTGCACATTGGCTGCTGTGGCTCGGAAAGAGACATACCACGGCTCATACTAGTGTTCATGGCTTCTTCCGCAGCTAAACGCTCCTTTTCAGCTTGTTCTTCGGCCATACGCTGCTCCTGGGCTAGACGTTCTTGCTCGGCCTTATCCTCTTCAGCCTTCTTTTTCATGAGTTCAGCCTGTTTCTCTTCTTGCATTATGCGTTCGATCTCAGCTTTACGGGCCTCGTCACGTTCGCGCTGCTCCTGCTCTAGACGAGCGGCTTCTTCCAATTTGCGCATACGAACCTCCTCTTCATATTCCTTTTGGCGCTGTGCGGCCTTCTTCGAGCAACACATCGGCATCTTGACAACACGCTGTGCTATATGAGATGAAGAATGATAAATAAGCGTTAGCACACTTATAAAATACCAACGgttattaaaatatagaaaccgtgtaatatatacacaaggATGCTAAAGCGTAGCCATGTATGAGTGACACCCTACAACACAGCACAATCGCAATTGGCATGGAGATGAATTACACCAAACACACACTAGGGTGCAACCATTTAGATGCCACAAGGCGGTAAATTCAACGATATCGGTACCTGGGAACGGTGGCTCCAATAATCATTTGAATGTACCGCTGTGTTTAATAATGGTTACGAACGGTTAATGCTGAGTCCTATAATACCTTACCTTTGTAATTAAAAACAGTGGTTAAAATGTTGCTAAATTTAGTATTTTGTGTTACATTCGAGGCATTATCGAACACCGTCGCGTTCTATGCGCGCACAAGTGCACATTGCCTGATGCAAAGTCTCAACATTTTTTACTATTTGATTCATGTATAGCCACTTTGGCATTTAGTATATTTTCAAGTAAATCGATGTAATCATTTATCTTGATTAATGGTAACACTTTAACgcaaaggtttcacaaCGTTCTTCTGTGTATTTTCACCTGGTATGTATTTTCCGGGTATTGCTTCCATGTTGTCTTTTATGATTAAGATAGTAACTTGTTGATATAGTGATTGAGTAACTCAGCACTATTAATCGCGT
This window harbors:
- a CDS encoding gliding-associated protein 45, with amino-acid sequence MPMCCSKKAAQRQKEYEEEVRMRKLEEAARLEQEQRERDEARKAEIERIMQEEKQAELMKKKAEEDKAEQERLAQEQRMAEEQAEKERLAAEEAMNTSMSRGMSLSEPQQPMCKMPSVGAPSSASVSVYEEPMQNQNTFEMNTYTPFDMSTVDQTARYVATKCGCSMKPEHQPLECTVCQGIDLSDAPLIA